The Apodemus sylvaticus chromosome 22, mApoSyl1.1, whole genome shotgun sequence genome includes a region encoding these proteins:
- the Sds gene encoding L-serine dehydratase/L-threonine deaminase encodes MAAQESLHVKTPLRDSMALSKVAGTSVFLKMDSSQPSGSFKIRGIGHLCKMKAKQGCKHFVCSSAGNAGMATAYAARRLGIPATIVVPSTTPALTIERLKDEGATVEVVGEMLDEAIQLAKALEKNNPGWVYIPPFDDPLIWEGHTSLVKELKETLSAKPGAIVLSVGGGGLLCGVVQGLREVGWGDVPIIAMETFGAHSFHAAVKEGKLVTLPKITSVAKALGVNTVGAQTLKLFYEHPIFSEVISDQEAVTAIEKFVDDEKILVEPACGAALAAVYSGVVCRLQGEGRLQTPLASLVVIVCGGSNISLAQLQALKVQLGLNGLPE; translated from the exons ATGGCCGCCCAGGAGTCCCTGCACGTGAAGACCCCGCTTCGTGACAGCATGGCCTTGTCCAAAGTGGCCGGCACCAGCGTGTTCCTAAAAATGGACAGCTCCCAACCCTCAGGCTCCTTCAAGATCCGAGGCATCGGGCATCTCTGCAAGATG AAGGCAAAGCAAGGCTGTAAACATTTCGTCTGCTCTTCAG CGGGCAATGCAGGCATGGCCACCGCCTACGCTGCCAGGAGGCTGGGCATCCCGGCCACTATCGTTGTGCCCAGCACCACGCCTGCCCTCACCATCGAACGGCTCAAGGATGAAGGCGCCACAGTTGAAGTGGTGGGCGAG ATGCTGGATGAGGCCATCCAACTGGCCAAGGCTCTGGAAAAGAACAACCCGGGATGGGTGTACATCCCCCCCTTCGATGACCCTCTCATCTG GGAAGGGCACACTTCCCtcgtgaaggagctgaaggagacgTTGAGTGCCAAGCCCGGGGCCATCGTGCTGTCTGTGGGCGGTGGAGGCCTGCTGTGCGGAGTGGTCCAGGGTCTGCGGGAGGTGGGCTGGGGGGACGTGCCCATCATCGCCATGGAGACCTTCGGTGCCCACAGCTTCCATGCTGCTGTCAAGGAAGGAAAGCTGGTCACCCTGCCCAAGATCACCAG tgTCGCCAAAGCCTTGGGCGTGAACACCGTGGGGGCGCAGACCCTGAAGCTGTTTTACGAACACCCCATTTTCTCCGAGGTCATCTCCGACCAGGAGGCGGTGACGGCCATTGAGAAGTTCGTGG ACGATGAGAAGATCCTGGTGGAGCCCGCGTGTGGCGCTGCACTGGCCGCCGTGTACAGCGGCGTGGTGTGCAGACTGCAGGGTGAGGGCCGGCTGCAGACCCCGCTGGCCTCGCTGGTTGTCATCGTGTGTGGCGGCAGCAACATCAGCCTCGCACAGCTGCAGGCACTCAAGGTGCAGCTGGGCCTGAACGGGCTGCCTGAGTGA